A section of the Solitalea canadensis DSM 3403 genome encodes:
- a CDS encoding lipopolysaccharide biosynthesis protein, whose product MGIIQKQTIKGTIYSYLGVVVGFVTTIFLRPRCLSTEENGILELLLSYSAIIVQVASLGFQAASVRFFPYFRSDHKNHHGFLFLSSAVSLVGFSVCLIGITLFGNFFWGTSESYSIIFSNYGITLWGLAFFLLFFGVLDNYNRALYDTVTGTALREFYQKFFVALSMVLLIVFTVDFNHFIYIWLIANMLPTLILTIKLARDKQLNFTPDLNFPDKGLVKGMVSFSSFAVISGFTTMIIQYIDKIMIGNLLGLSETGTYGITVYFATVIAMPARVMYRIAGTVLADKWKDNDMAGILSVYRKSCINQLLIGLLLFIGIWANINNVFHLLPPQYAAGKYVILFMGLGSLFDMVTGVNGVILATSKYFRFDTYFFVALIGVIIGANYLFIPRYGLAGAAIAAASGTFLFNLFRYIFVWVKFGLQPYSWKNLAILIIGMAVLALNYLLPALPNFIADIIVRSTLITILYVGAIYWLKLSPEMNELIDKFLVRSLKS is encoded by the coding sequence GTAACAACAATTTTCCTACGACCTCGCTGTTTATCGACCGAAGAGAATGGTATTCTTGAACTATTGCTTTCTTATTCGGCCATTATTGTTCAGGTAGCCAGTTTAGGCTTTCAGGCAGCTTCGGTTCGCTTTTTTCCTTATTTCAGAAGTGACCATAAAAATCATCACGGATTCTTATTCCTTTCCAGTGCTGTTTCATTGGTTGGTTTTTCTGTTTGCCTAATCGGCATTACTTTATTCGGCAATTTTTTCTGGGGTACTAGCGAAAGCTATTCAATTATATTCTCTAACTATGGAATAACACTTTGGGGATTAGCCTTTTTTCTTTTGTTTTTTGGCGTTTTAGACAACTATAACAGAGCTTTATACGATACCGTTACAGGAACAGCACTAAGAGAATTTTATCAAAAATTTTTTGTTGCACTTTCAATGGTTTTACTAATCGTATTTACCGTTGACTTTAACCATTTCATCTACATCTGGCTAATTGCCAATATGCTGCCTACGCTCATTTTAACCATAAAACTGGCGAGAGACAAACAGCTTAATTTTACTCCAGACCTCAACTTTCCTGATAAGGGATTGGTAAAAGGAATGGTAAGCTTCAGTTCTTTTGCAGTAATTAGTGGTTTTACTACCATGATCATTCAATACATTGATAAAATCATGATTGGTAATTTGCTGGGTTTAAGCGAAACTGGAACATACGGCATTACTGTGTATTTTGCAACGGTAATTGCTATGCCGGCACGTGTAATGTACCGAATTGCAGGTACTGTTTTAGCTGATAAATGGAAAGACAATGACATGGCCGGTATATTATCCGTTTACCGTAAAAGCTGTATCAACCAATTACTGATAGGACTTTTATTATTTATTGGTATTTGGGCTAACATTAACAATGTTTTTCATTTATTACCTCCACAATATGCAGCAGGCAAATATGTGATTTTATTTATGGGCCTAGGGAGCTTATTTGATATGGTTACCGGGGTAAATGGGGTTATACTCGCCACATCAAAATACTTCAGGTTTGATACCTATTTCTTTGTAGCACTTATCGGAGTTATAATTGGCGCCAATTATCTATTTATTCCACGCTACGGATTAGCCGGGGCTGCAATTGCTGCAGCATCGGGAACATTCTTGTTTAATTTATTCAGGTATATTTTTGTTTGGGTAAAATTTGGCTTACAACCCTACAGCTGGAAAAACCTGGCTATTCTTATTATTGGCATGGCTGTGCTTGCCCTAAACTACTTACTACCTGCCTTACCTAATTTCATCGCAGATATTATTGTTCGTTCAACATTAATAACAATTCTTTATGTTGGAGCAATTTACTGGCTTAAATTATCTCCTGAAATGAACGAATTAATTGATAAGTTTTTAGTCCGGAGTCTGAAGTCTTGA
- a CDS encoding FtsX-like permease family protein encodes MNLALYFAKRYLFSKKSTNAINIISAISMVGVLIGTAALIIILSVFNGFEVIVLSLYNKFTPDIKVEIAKGKTFDPTNKAFAAVKNNPSTAFYVESLEEKALLRFGKNQYIATIKGVSNDFLKTHSLDSMIIRGENVLNEAGAPRAVIGSGVEYFLALNINSDEPLIVFSPKKKMGNSIDPSNDLNRNEIMVSGVFQVQQDFDSKYVLVPLEFARNQMEEPVNVSSIELYTKQGTDIAKYKKEIREQLGADYRIRDRFEQNELLYKILNSEKWAVYLILTFVLIIAICNIIGSLTMLVIDKKKDIAILFSMGAKESMVRYIFLFEGLLISMVGTIVGLSLGALFCYIQQRFGLIRMGQSGSFIMDNYPVDMKFRDFVLVFITVFAISFVASWVASRLSVRNFTNVREELTEQ; translated from the coding sequence ATGAATCTGGCACTATATTTTGCTAAGCGATACTTATTTTCTAAGAAATCAACTAATGCCATTAATATCATTTCTGCCATTTCGATGGTGGGTGTTTTAATTGGTACAGCCGCGTTGATCATTATTTTATCAGTATTCAATGGCTTTGAAGTTATAGTCCTTTCGTTGTACAATAAGTTTACCCCTGATATTAAAGTTGAAATTGCAAAGGGAAAAACATTTGATCCTACGAATAAAGCATTTGCAGCTGTAAAAAATAATCCATCCACGGCTTTTTATGTTGAATCACTGGAAGAAAAGGCGTTGTTACGTTTTGGAAAGAATCAATACATTGCAACCATAAAAGGGGTTAGTAATGATTTTCTTAAAACACACTCCCTGGATTCAATGATTATTAGAGGGGAAAATGTGTTGAATGAGGCAGGTGCGCCAAGGGCCGTTATTGGTAGTGGTGTTGAATATTTCCTCGCGCTTAACATTAATTCGGATGAGCCATTAATAGTGTTTTCGCCTAAAAAGAAGATGGGTAATTCAATTGATCCCTCCAATGATTTAAATCGCAATGAAATAATGGTTTCCGGTGTGTTTCAGGTTCAGCAAGACTTTGACTCGAAGTATGTTTTGGTTCCGTTGGAATTTGCCCGCAATCAAATGGAAGAACCAGTTAACGTGTCTTCTATTGAACTGTATACAAAACAGGGAACTGATATTGCTAAGTATAAAAAGGAGATCCGGGAGCAATTAGGTGCCGATTACAGAATACGTGATCGATTTGAGCAGAATGAATTGCTTTATAAAATACTTAATTCTGAAAAATGGGCTGTGTACCTAATCCTGACCTTTGTTTTAATAATTGCCATCTGTAATATCATTGGCTCTTTAACCATGCTGGTAATCGATAAGAAGAAAGATATTGCCATCTTGTTTAGTATGGGAGCCAAAGAGAGTATGGTGCGTTACATCTTTTTATTTGAGGGATTACTGATATCTATGGTTGGAACCATAGTTGGATTATCACTGGGCGCACTCTTCTGTTATATACAACAACGTTTCGGCTTAATACGAATGGGACAGTCGGGGTCATTTATTATGGATAATTATCCGGTTGATATGAAATTCCGAGACTTTGTGCTAGTGTTTATTACGGTATTTGCTATTTCTTTCGTCGCCTCCTGGGTTGCGTCGCGTTTAAGCGTCCGCAACTTCACTAATGTAAGAGAAGAGTTGACTGAACAATAG